A window of the Sneathiella sp. P13V-1 genome harbors these coding sequences:
- a CDS encoding adenylate/guanylate cyclase domain-containing protein produces the protein MQTVRNWILKTGRLIHDPTEFIEELAEKINKAGIQIDRLRIGFQTIHPQIDIWAYIWTSEDRKAVQWGGQHGIRETSSYFGSPAEWVHQNHKPFRRRLNELDPEKDHNLLFEQAKMGLTDYLMMPMDFMDSSIPILSYVTAHPDGFSDQQIEELEDLIGYIAPIIEVHASRKVAITLLDTYVGHRSGERVLDGQVKRGDSETIKAALWFSDLRGFTEMTEQLDEESLLEVLNSYFQILSDNTKAHGGEILKFIGDGVLIIFPVDDKTTMEEACQSALSAAKDVFEKVTEENKSRAETGATEIHFGMGLHFGKVTYGNVGALDRLDFTVMGPAVNLTSRLESLSKHVGKPLVLSSDFAAKINEKTNHLGEFELKGIAEKQSIYSVELSQ, from the coding sequence ATGCAAACGGTTCGAAACTGGATTTTAAAAACCGGTCGCCTTATACACGATCCTACTGAGTTCATTGAGGAACTTGCGGAGAAGATCAACAAGGCTGGCATCCAGATTGATCGCCTTCGCATTGGGTTTCAAACCATTCATCCCCAAATCGATATCTGGGCTTACATCTGGACATCTGAAGACAGAAAAGCCGTCCAGTGGGGCGGTCAACATGGAATTAGAGAAACCTCCTCTTACTTTGGATCCCCTGCTGAGTGGGTCCATCAAAATCACAAACCTTTCCGTCGCCGGTTGAATGAGTTGGATCCTGAGAAAGACCATAACCTTCTGTTTGAGCAAGCCAAGATGGGGCTGACGGATTATCTGATGATGCCAATGGATTTTATGGACAGCTCTATTCCCATACTATCCTATGTCACCGCCCATCCTGATGGTTTCTCAGATCAGCAAATCGAAGAGTTAGAAGACCTGATCGGTTATATTGCCCCCATCATTGAAGTTCATGCGAGCCGTAAAGTCGCCATTACCCTGCTTGACACCTATGTAGGGCACCGAAGCGGTGAGAGGGTTCTGGATGGACAGGTAAAGCGTGGTGACAGTGAAACAATCAAGGCTGCGCTTTGGTTCAGCGACCTTCGCGGCTTTACTGAAATGACAGAACAACTTGATGAGGAAAGCCTGCTTGAAGTTCTCAACAGTTATTTCCAGATCCTTTCCGACAACACAAAAGCCCATGGTGGTGAAATCCTGAAATTCATTGGTGATGGGGTGCTGATTATTTTCCCAGTGGATGACAAAACCACAATGGAAGAGGCCTGCCAGTCCGCGTTGTCTGCCGCAAAGGATGTTTTTGAAAAGGTCACTGAAGAAAACAAATCCCGCGCGGAAACCGGTGCGACGGAAATTCACTTTGGTATGGGACTTCATTTTGGAAAGGTAACCTATGGCAATGTGGGGGCGTTGGACCGCCTAGACTTCACTGTTATGGGGCCTGCCGTTAATCTGACATCACGGTTAGAAAGTCTATCCAAACATGTAGGTAAACCACTGGTTTTATCCAGTGATTTCGCCGCAAAGATAAATGAAAAAACAAATCATCTAGGGGAATTTGAGCTTAAAGGAATAGCTGAAAAACAGAGCATTTATTCCGTCGAACTCTCTCAATAA
- the rfbA gene encoding glucose-1-phosphate thymidylyltransferase RfbA: MAHKGIILAGGTGSRLHPLTLGVSKQLMPIYDKPMIYYPLSTLMLAGIQDILVITTPEEQYLFQRLLGDGHKWGLNITYKEQPSPDGLAQAFLLGEEHIGNDPSALILGDNIFYAAQFSQLLANAVSREVGATVFGYHVANPTAYGVAEFDENGKVIGVEEKPDHPKSNFAITGLYFYDNQVVDMAKSLTPSARGELEITDLNRLYLEQGQLQMEFLGRGSAWLDTGTHDHLMEASSYVQTIEKRQGLKIACPEEIAYEKGYITGDQLEELATPLIKSGYGSYLLSLLKD, encoded by the coding sequence ATGGCACATAAAGGAATTATTCTGGCAGGGGGAACTGGCTCCCGGCTTCATCCGCTGACATTGGGTGTCAGCAAGCAATTGATGCCGATCTATGACAAGCCAATGATCTATTATCCACTGTCCACCCTTATGCTGGCTGGTATTCAGGATATTCTGGTGATTACAACTCCCGAGGAGCAGTATCTGTTCCAACGACTTTTAGGGGACGGCCACAAATGGGGCTTGAATATCACCTATAAGGAACAGCCATCTCCTGACGGGTTGGCGCAAGCCTTTTTGCTGGGAGAGGAGCATATTGGAAATGATCCATCCGCTTTGATTCTTGGCGATAATATTTTCTATGCCGCCCAATTCAGCCAGTTGCTTGCCAATGCTGTCTCCCGTGAAGTGGGGGCGACAGTTTTTGGCTATCATGTTGCCAATCCAACTGCCTATGGTGTGGCGGAGTTTGATGAAAATGGCAAGGTGATCGGGGTGGAAGAAAAACCGGATCACCCGAAATCCAACTTTGCTATTACGGGTCTTTATTTTTACGACAATCAGGTTGTAGATATGGCCAAATCACTTACGCCGAGCGCCCGTGGGGAGTTGGAAATTACAGACCTGAACCGTCTGTATCTGGAACAAGGTCAGTTGCAGATGGAGTTTCTTGGACGTGGCAGCGCGTGGCTCGACACAGGAACTCATGATCATCTGATGGAAGCATCTTCCTATGTTCAGACGATTGAAAAAAGGCAAGGCCTTAAAATCGCCTGCCCAGAAGAGATCGCCTATGAAAAAGGTTACATCACCGGTGATCAATTGGAAGAACTTGCAACGCCACTGATTAAAAGCGGATATGGCAGTTATCTGCTGTCATTGTTGAAAGACTAA
- the cysN gene encoding sulfate adenylyltransferase subunit CysN — protein MSIAEQNPTEIDAYLKDQEQKTLLRFITCGSVDDGKSTLIGRLLWDSKLLFEDQLATLTSESKRIGTQGGEIDYALLLDGLQAEREQGITIDVAYRFFATDKRKFIVADTPGHEQYTRNMVTGASTADVAIILIDARKGVLTQTQRHSFLVSLLGIKNVVLAINKMDLVDYDQSRFDSIVNGYLEFAANLGFENITPIPLSALRGDNVIEASEQTPWYSGPQLLPFLETVEVVKDTLDRPFRMPVQWVNRPNLDFRGFSGTIASGRISVGDGIVEPTSGQTSKVKEIVTFDGNLKEAIAGQAVTLTLEDEIDISRGDMIASLQHRPSAADQFEAKLIWMNEEALLPNRNYIIKLGTASAQARVTKLKYKINVNTLEHTAAKTLDLNEIGVCNFALDKPLSFDPYEENRQTGSFILIDRFTNATVGAGVIDFALRRADNIHWQAVDINKEARSDQKAQKAAVLWFTGLSGSGKSTIANQLEKKLHAMGKHTYLLDGDNVRHGLNKDLGFTDEDRVENIRRVGETSKLFVDAGLITLVSFISPFRSERQMARGLLEEGEFLEIFVDTPLSVCEERDIKGLYAKARAGEIKNFTGIDSAYEIPENAEIIIDGANTPSDVAADQIISYLKEHDFI, from the coding sequence ATGAGTATTGCAGAACAAAACCCAACTGAAATTGATGCATACCTGAAAGATCAGGAACAAAAAACGCTTCTTCGCTTTATCACATGCGGCAGCGTTGATGATGGCAAAAGTACGCTGATCGGACGCCTTCTATGGGATTCAAAACTTCTATTTGAAGACCAATTGGCCACGCTGACTTCCGAAAGCAAGCGCATCGGCACCCAAGGTGGTGAAATTGACTACGCACTTCTTCTTGATGGTCTGCAAGCAGAGCGTGAGCAAGGCATTACTATTGATGTGGCCTATCGTTTTTTCGCGACCGATAAACGCAAATTTATCGTTGCGGACACACCAGGTCATGAACAATACACCCGTAACATGGTCACGGGTGCCTCAACAGCGGATGTCGCCATTATCCTGATAGATGCCCGTAAAGGAGTACTGACCCAGACACAACGTCACAGTTTCCTTGTGTCACTGCTTGGCATCAAAAATGTGGTTCTCGCCATCAATAAAATGGATTTGGTGGATTATGACCAATCCAGGTTCGATAGTATCGTCAACGGATATCTTGAGTTTGCGGCTAATCTTGGTTTTGAAAATATCACCCCTATTCCATTGTCCGCATTGCGCGGAGATAATGTTATTGAGGCAAGTGAACAAACCCCATGGTATTCAGGACCTCAGCTTTTGCCTTTCCTCGAAACCGTAGAAGTTGTCAAAGATACACTGGACCGACCTTTCAGAATGCCCGTTCAGTGGGTTAATCGACCTAATCTGGATTTCCGTGGCTTTTCTGGAACCATTGCCAGCGGACGTATCTCTGTGGGTGACGGAATTGTTGAACCCACCTCTGGCCAGACCAGCAAGGTAAAAGAAATTGTGACTTTTGATGGCAATTTGAAAGAAGCCATTGCAGGTCAAGCTGTTACCCTAACCCTTGAAGATGAAATTGACATCAGCCGCGGCGATATGATCGCCAGCTTGCAACATCGTCCATCTGCGGCGGACCAGTTTGAAGCAAAACTGATCTGGATGAATGAAGAGGCCCTTCTTCCAAACAGGAATTACATCATCAAACTAGGCACAGCCTCCGCGCAAGCCCGCGTGACGAAACTGAAATACAAAATCAACGTCAACACGTTGGAACATACGGCTGCAAAAACCCTGGACCTAAATGAAATTGGTGTCTGTAACTTTGCGCTGGATAAGCCCCTTTCTTTTGATCCCTATGAAGAGAACCGCCAGACAGGATCTTTCATCCTGATTGATCGCTTTACGAACGCAACTGTTGGTGCTGGTGTTATTGATTTTGCGCTGCGTCGGGCAGACAACATTCACTGGCAAGCCGTTGATATTAATAAAGAAGCGCGGTCTGATCAGAAGGCGCAGAAAGCTGCTGTACTCTGGTTTACGGGGCTTTCTGGATCCGGTAAATCCACCATTGCCAACCAGCTTGAAAAGAAACTACATGCCATGGGCAAGCACACTTATTTGCTGGATGGTGACAATGTGCGTCATGGCCTGAACAAGGATTTGGGCTTTACCGATGAAGACCGCGTGGAAAATATCCGCCGTGTGGGAGAAACTTCCAAGCTCTTTGTGGATGCGGGTTTGATCACACTGGTGTCCTTCATCTCCCCGTTCCGGTCAGAACGTCAGATGGCGCGTGGACTACTTGAAGAAGGTGAGTTTTTGGAAATCTTCGTCGACACACCGCTTTCCGTCTGTGAAGAGCGGGACATCAAAGGTCTATATGCCAAAGCCCGTGCGGGTGAGATTAAAAACTTTACAGGTATTGATAGCGCATATGAGATCCCTGAAAATGCTGAAATCATTATTGATGGCGCGAACACTCCCTCGGATGTAGCCGCCGATCAGATTATCAGTTACCTGAAAGAACACGATTTCATCTAA
- the cysD gene encoding sulfate adenylyltransferase subunit CysD encodes MSQDRLTHLRQLEAESIHIFREVAAEFEKPVMLYSIGKDSSVLLHLARKAFYPSPIPFPLLHVDTTWKFREMIEFRDKIAKEYDLDLLVHINQDGVDKGIGPFSHGSALHTDVMKTESLKQALNHYKFDAAFGGARRDEEASRAKERIFSFRTENHRWDPKNQRPELWNVYNARVRDGESIRAFPLSNWTELDIWQYIFLENIPIVPLYLAKERPVVERDGMLIMVDDERMPLKEGETPEMKSVRFRTLGCYPLTGAVESEADTLPEIIQEMLVARTSERQGRLIDKDQAGSMEKKKQEGYF; translated from the coding sequence ATGTCTCAGGATCGCCTTACACATCTTCGCCAGCTGGAAGCAGAGAGCATTCATATCTTCCGTGAAGTCGCCGCAGAGTTTGAAAAACCTGTGATGTTGTATTCTATTGGCAAAGATAGTTCAGTTTTGCTCCATCTGGCACGCAAAGCCTTTTATCCGTCACCCATTCCATTTCCACTGTTGCATGTAGACACCACGTGGAAATTCCGGGAAATGATCGAATTTCGGGACAAAATTGCCAAGGAATATGATTTGGACCTATTGGTTCATATTAACCAAGATGGCGTTGATAAAGGCATAGGCCCCTTCTCGCACGGATCTGCGCTCCATACAGATGTGATGAAAACGGAATCCCTAAAGCAGGCGCTTAATCATTACAAGTTTGATGCAGCCTTTGGTGGGGCACGCCGGGATGAAGAGGCATCCCGCGCGAAAGAGCGTATTTTTTCCTTCCGTACGGAAAATCACCGCTGGGATCCTAAAAACCAACGCCCAGAGCTTTGGAATGTCTACAACGCCCGTGTTCGTGATGGGGAAAGCATCCGTGCGTTCCCGCTATCCAATTGGACAGAGTTGGATATCTGGCAGTATATCTTCCTCGAAAACATTCCAATTGTTCCCCTTTACCTCGCTAAAGAACGCCCGGTTGTCGAACGCGATGGCATGCTGATCATGGTTGATGATGAACGCATGCCGCTCAAAGAAGGTGAGACACCTGAAATGAAATCCGTGCGTTTCAGAACTCTGGGTTGTTATCCGCTCACCGGGGCTGTTGAATCTGAAGCTGATACACTGCCTGAAATCATTCAGGAAATGTTGGTTGCCCGTACGTCCGAACGTCAGGGACGCCTTATCGACAAAGATCAGGCCGGGTCAATGGAGAAGAAAAAGCAGGAGGGTTATTTCTAA
- a CDS encoding paraquat-inducible protein A, translating into MAQSEQNKRDYVHPRVCPECDLVHEHVPVEHGHAAYCKRCGKLLYRGHAHALERSLAFAIAGIAFFTVANLAPLLVFTMQGNSNANLLIDGGIAFMQTDFWALGILVLFASVIAPIAILCLLVMMITPIILGSAPRFIGRAFRLYVLLRPWAMGEIFVIGLIVAYVKLADFAEVGIGLSMIGFIGMVITTILALMYLDPRELWLRIEELRK; encoded by the coding sequence ATGGCGCAGTCAGAACAAAATAAACGCGATTATGTACATCCGCGCGTTTGTCCGGAATGTGATCTGGTGCATGAGCATGTCCCAGTTGAGCATGGTCATGCGGCTTATTGTAAGCGTTGCGGCAAGCTATTGTATCGTGGTCATGCACATGCTTTGGAGAGGTCGCTGGCTTTTGCCATTGCGGGAATTGCATTTTTTACTGTCGCAAATCTGGCACCGCTTCTGGTTTTTACAATGCAGGGTAACAGTAATGCCAATCTCCTGATTGATGGGGGCATTGCGTTTATGCAAACGGACTTCTGGGCATTGGGTATTCTGGTGCTGTTTGCCAGTGTGATCGCGCCAATTGCCATACTTTGCTTGCTGGTGATGATGATTACCCCAATTATCTTGGGGAGTGCCCCACGATTTATCGGGCGGGCCTTTCGTCTTTACGTATTGCTGAGACCATGGGCGATGGGGGAGATTTTCGTGATCGGCCTGATTGTGGCTTATGTGAAGCTCGCTGATTTTGCGGAAGTAGGAATTGGGCTATCGATGATCGGTTTTATTGGCATGGTCATCACGACAATACTCGCACTGATGTATCTTGACCCCAGGGAATTATGGCTTCGAATTGAGGAGCTTCGGAAATGA
- a CDS encoding paraquat-inducible protein A codes for MTGVEKQDHGKDIDLVECHHCHHVMSLPADQHLRGKQLLCSRCKSRITHDRSHSLQRTTAFLIAAFVLYFPANIYPIMKLVSFGEESRETIISGVLQLIATGQIGIAIVVFMASVFVPIFKIATLGFLVGSVYFNIGWRPVVRTKLYRFVEWIGRWSMIDIFMISVLIALVKLKALATVEAGVGALAFAAVIILTMFAANSFDPKLIWEKGESRGNDRGE; via the coding sequence ATGACTGGGGTGGAGAAGCAGGATCATGGCAAGGATATCGATCTTGTAGAGTGTCATCACTGTCATCATGTGATGAGCTTGCCGGCGGATCAGCATTTGCGTGGTAAGCAACTTCTGTGTTCCCGTTGTAAAAGTCGTATCACGCACGACCGAAGCCATAGCTTGCAAAGAACCACCGCTTTTCTAATTGCCGCTTTCGTTCTTTATTTTCCAGCAAATATCTACCCGATTATGAAACTTGTTTCTTTTGGTGAGGAAAGCAGGGAGACAATTATTTCAGGTGTTTTGCAATTAATTGCTACTGGTCAAATTGGAATTGCGATTGTTGTCTTCATGGCAAGTGTCTTTGTGCCCATATTCAAAATTGCGACATTGGGGTTTTTGGTCGGATCTGTTTATTTCAACATAGGATGGCGACCTGTTGTAAGAACAAAACTATATCGTTTCGTGGAATGGATCGGACGCTGGTCTATGATTGATATTTTCATGATTTCTGTTCTTATAGCACTGGTAAAACTAAAAGCTCTTGCAACAGTAGAGGCGGGAGTAGGGGCATTGGCATTTGCTGCGGTCATTATCCTGACAATGTTTGCAGCGAATAGTTTTGATCCCAAACTCATTTGGGAAAAGGGTGAAAGCAGGGGCAATGACAGAGGGGAATAA
- a CDS encoding intermembrane transport protein PqiB, whose translation MTEGNNSGGYEQPVIKSGYAGLFAIWLIPLLALVIAGWLVFKSVYDKGPEISITLPSAKGMEAGKTPLKYRDVVIGVVDRIVIPDEQDQVDVIVSVNKESRKYLTDTARFWVVAPAIGLEGISGLDTLLSGSYLEIDPGAGGEAAYEFEGLENPPVISSTVPGREYLLRTGSLGNIQRGSPVIYRGLQVGKVLGHRLALNNQSIEIIAFVEDPYTNLVTTKTRFWDAGAVNVRVSTSGVDIGASSFSALLSGAIEFASLRSDGPAGIAESGQEFYLFTGRSAMEEARYTHRVPFVLYFDGSVSGLEVGAPVEFKGIQIGTVRDISLQLEHNSGEYAIPVVINIEPQRIRVKADPTLPNDPATSQNARRRALESLIKRGLRARLKSNNFLTGQLIVDLDLFPEREARYYAEGSDIPEIPTLPTELEEITTSLTKLIEKVEKMPIDRLSISLTETAEGLQEIITEGQITETIKEIRGVAKSVTSIIGKVDKETLPRINEAVDDGRKTLAEIDKTLNNASTLFKTADNTLADGSPLKYDLSIMLRELAAASRSVRNLAEFLERNPSSLLSGKK comes from the coding sequence ATGACAGAGGGGAATAATTCTGGCGGTTATGAACAGCCAGTGATTAAAAGCGGCTATGCCGGATTGTTTGCAATCTGGTTGATCCCGTTGCTTGCGCTCGTCATAGCAGGATGGCTGGTTTTCAAATCGGTATATGATAAAGGGCCTGAAATCAGCATCACCCTTCCTAGCGCAAAAGGAATGGAAGCAGGTAAGACACCCCTTAAATACCGTGATGTTGTTATCGGTGTTGTCGATCGCATCGTTATTCCTGATGAACAGGATCAGGTGGATGTGATTGTGTCTGTCAACAAAGAATCCCGAAAATACCTCACTGATACAGCGCGGTTCTGGGTGGTTGCACCGGCCATTGGCTTGGAAGGAATTTCCGGATTGGATACGCTTCTTTCCGGCTCATACCTTGAAATTGACCCAGGTGCAGGCGGTGAGGCTGCTTATGAATTTGAAGGCCTTGAAAATCCGCCGGTGATTTCATCAACCGTTCCGGGGAGGGAGTATCTTCTGCGTACAGGCAGCCTTGGCAATATTCAGCGTGGCAGTCCCGTTATCTATCGTGGGCTGCAGGTTGGTAAGGTCCTTGGTCATCGCCTCGCCCTGAATAACCAGTCCATTGAAATCATTGCCTTTGTGGAAGACCCATATACTAATCTCGTCACCACAAAAACCCGCTTTTGGGATGCGGGCGCCGTAAATGTTCGAGTGTCCACAAGTGGTGTTGATATTGGCGCCAGCTCATTTTCAGCACTGCTTTCTGGTGCGATTGAATTTGCGTCGCTGCGATCAGATGGACCGGCAGGTATTGCCGAAAGTGGTCAGGAGTTTTACCTGTTTACCGGTCGCTCTGCCATGGAAGAAGCGCGTTATACGCATCGCGTGCCCTTTGTCCTTTATTTCGATGGTTCGGTTAGTGGACTTGAAGTGGGTGCACCCGTTGAATTTAAAGGCATCCAGATTGGTACCGTCCGTGATATTTCCCTGCAACTGGAACATAACAGCGGCGAATATGCCATTCCTGTGGTGATCAATATCGAACCGCAACGTATTCGGGTTAAAGCCGATCCAACTCTTCCCAATGACCCTGCAACTAGCCAGAATGCGCGTCGCAGAGCTTTGGAATCCCTGATCAAGAGAGGGCTTCGCGCGCGCCTTAAGTCTAACAATTTCCTGACAGGACAATTGATTGTCGATCTGGATCTCTTCCCGGAAAGAGAAGCGCGCTATTACGCGGAAGGATCGGACATCCCTGAAATTCCCACTTTGCCGACCGAACTTGAAGAGATCACAACATCTCTTACCAAGCTGATTGAAAAAGTCGAAAAAATGCCGATCGATCGCTTGTCGATTTCTTTGACAGAAACAGCTGAAGGATTGCAGGAAATCATTACTGAAGGGCAAATCACGGAAACCATCAAGGAAATCCGGGGTGTGGCCAAATCGGTCACCAGTATCATAGGCAAAGTGGACAAAGAAACGCTTCCGCGGATCAATGAGGCTGTTGACGATGGTCGGAAGACATTGGCTGAAATTGATAAAACGCTCAATAACGCTAGTACTCTGTTTAAAACGGCCGATAATACTTTGGCTGACGGATCTCCGCTAAAGTACGATCTGTCCATCATGCTAAGAGAATTGGCAGCCGCCAGTAGATCTGTTCGTAATCTTGCAGAATTTTTAGAAAGAAACCCAAGCTCTTTGCTCAGTGGAAAGAAATAA
- a CDS encoding membrane integrity-associated transporter subunit PqiC — MKIKSLSKIVLFTAIVGLLGACGQLIPPSTPTTFFRVTQSPIMTKEIVAPALSAKNIRLGVGPVQIPGYADRPQIVSEGENGQLIVDDLNHWAEPLQDNLERVMVSNLGAMLGAERVYPFPTSFHPDRESLQVAIEIREMIKQKDGKVRLLVSWNVKRMLDNSLLVRGSANFVSNDIAVTYGAYANSISAMLMHLSKKILRSIEPKI, encoded by the coding sequence ATGAAAATCAAAAGCCTTTCAAAAATTGTTCTTTTCACGGCGATAGTCGGTTTGTTGGGCGCTTGCGGGCAGTTGATCCCGCCTTCCACTCCAACCACATTTTTTAGAGTGACCCAATCACCGATTATGACTAAGGAGATTGTGGCCCCCGCCTTGAGTGCAAAGAATATTCGTCTTGGTGTTGGACCAGTCCAGATACCGGGGTATGCGGATCGCCCTCAGATTGTCTCAGAAGGGGAAAATGGTCAGCTGATCGTTGATGATCTCAATCATTGGGCTGAGCCATTACAGGATAATCTGGAACGGGTTATGGTCTCTAATTTAGGCGCAATGCTCGGGGCGGAGCGTGTTTATCCTTTCCCAACCAGTTTCCATCCTGATCGGGAAAGCCTTCAAGTGGCGATAGAGATCAGAGAGATGATCAAACAGAAGGATGGGAAAGTTCGTTTGCTGGTTAGTTGGAATGTGAAACGCATGCTGGATAACAGTTTGCTGGTACGTGGTTCCGCCAATTTTGTCAGCAATGACATAGCTGTCACATATGGCGCCTATGCTAACAGTATCAGTGCGATGCTCATGCATCTTTCGAAGAAAATTCTACGTTCTATCGAACCAAAGATCTAA